The following are encoded in a window of Spea bombifrons isolate aSpeBom1 chromosome 2, aSpeBom1.2.pri, whole genome shotgun sequence genomic DNA:
- the UPK1B gene encoding uroplakin-1b, which translates to MPDGSGVRCFQGILIFGNVVVGLCGLALTAECIFFVSDQRELYPLLEATDNDDIYAAAWIGIFTGFSFFLLSLLGIYGIMKSSRRVLMAYLILMFIVYCFEVASSITAATQRDFFTPELFLRQMLEFYQNKDIINNDHRWKVEGVTRTWDRLMLWNDCCGVYGPQDWQNYNSAFRRQNSDSEFPWPQQCCVMNNLAQPSNLLACRVGVEGYLKMNGCYDQIAGPMSRHAWGVAWFGFAILCWTFWVLLGSMFYWTRIEY; encoded by the exons ATGCCGGACGGTTCAGGCGTTCGCTGTTTCCAAGGCATCCTCATCTTCGGGAACGTCGTAGTCGGG ctGTGCGGACTCGCGCTGACCGCCGAATGCATCTTCTTCGTCTCAGACCAGCGGGAACTTTACCCCCTGCTGGAAGCCACCGACAACGATGACATCTACGCGGCCGCCTGGATCGGCATTTTTACCGGCTTCAGCTTCTTTTTGTTGTCTCTCCTGGGAATATATGGCATCATGAAGTCGAGCAGGCGGGTGTTGATGGCG TACCTGATCCTGATGTTCATCGTCTATTGCTTTGAAGTGGCCTCCTCCATCACCGCAGCGACGCAAAGAGATTTT ttcaCCCCCGAGCTATTCCTGAGACAGATGCTGGAATTTTACCAGAATAAAGACATCATCAACAATGACCATCGCTGGAAAGTAGAAGGAGTGACCAGGACCTGGGACCGCCTCATGCTCTGG AACGATTGCTGCGGTGTGTACGGCCCCCAGGACTGGCAGAACTACAACTCCGCGTTCCGGAGGCAAAACAGCGACTCCGAGTTCCCCTGGCCTCAGCAGTGCTGCGTGATGAACAACCTGGCGCAACCGTCAAACCTCTTGGCCTGCCGCGTAGGGGTGGAGGGATACCTGAAAATGAAC GGCTGCTACGACCAGATCGCCGGCCCGATGTCCCGTCACGCCTGGGGCGTCGCGTGGTTTGGGTTTGCCATTTTATGTTGGACG